A region from the uncultured Holophaga sp. genome encodes:
- the nadE gene encoding NAD(+) synthase, with product MRIALLQLNCRVADPEANGRALQAAYHQAVERGAELVVTPEMAVPGYLAEDRLWEGGLRRRILQESERLASLAGSVPLVMGTCSPAPSGRLWNEIWWCEEGRVRTRARKRILPVYDIFDEARYFEADPGPQPVVEHRGLRIGLSVCEDLWADPELAPGSIRYAVDPVADLVGAGATLILNLSASPALLGSYLPEGCHPAWATPSKRALRRRLLLGQAAKHGIPVAYVSRVGSESWLTFDGGSCLVQPDGSWQGTRDFQEETLMVDTGAVGQAWPLDPDEGGWLRESLGLGLRENLSKQGLEGVVVGLSGGIDSAVVAAMAALNLGPERVLGVALPTRYTSRESLDLAEAQARHLGIRFLTLSADEPYAGAEASLRGAFPERSFGLTDENLQSRSRGLLLMALTSEPRTHELLGTNRVAVLNTGNKSEAATGYFTLYGDGIGAFGILGDCLKARVFALARELGEAIPRGVLERKPTAELRPGQTDEASLLPYSQLDAILAALLEARREDTSLADDLAELLAGEALEQARAALPRILRLLRQSEFKRRQLPFALKVSPWAFGTGRRIPLTGL from the coding sequence ATGCGTATCGCCCTCCTTCAGCTCAACTGCCGGGTCGCCGACCCGGAAGCCAATGGCCGCGCCCTCCAGGCGGCCTACCACCAGGCCGTGGAGAGGGGGGCCGAACTGGTGGTCACCCCGGAGATGGCCGTTCCCGGCTACCTGGCTGAGGACCGGCTCTGGGAGGGCGGACTCCGCCGGAGGATCCTGCAGGAATCCGAGCGCCTGGCCTCCTTGGCGGGGAGCGTCCCCCTGGTCATGGGGACCTGCTCCCCTGCGCCCTCCGGACGTCTCTGGAACGAGATCTGGTGGTGTGAGGAGGGGCGGGTGAGAACCCGGGCACGCAAGCGCATCCTGCCCGTCTACGACATCTTCGACGAGGCGCGGTACTTCGAGGCCGACCCCGGCCCTCAGCCCGTGGTGGAGCACAGGGGCCTGCGCATCGGCCTCTCGGTCTGCGAGGACCTCTGGGCCGACCCCGAGCTCGCCCCGGGCTCCATCCGCTACGCAGTGGACCCGGTGGCCGACCTCGTGGGTGCCGGGGCCACCCTGATCCTCAACCTGTCCGCCAGCCCCGCCCTGCTCGGCAGCTACCTGCCCGAGGGCTGCCATCCCGCCTGGGCGACCCCCTCCAAGCGCGCCCTCCGACGTCGGCTTCTCCTGGGACAGGCCGCCAAGCACGGCATCCCGGTGGCCTATGTCTCCCGGGTAGGCTCGGAGAGCTGGCTGACCTTCGACGGCGGTTCCTGCCTGGTCCAGCCCGATGGCAGCTGGCAGGGCACCCGGGACTTCCAGGAGGAAACCCTGATGGTGGACACCGGAGCCGTGGGGCAGGCCTGGCCCCTGGACCCCGATGAGGGTGGCTGGCTCCGGGAATCCCTGGGCCTCGGGCTCCGGGAGAACCTGTCCAAGCAGGGACTCGAGGGCGTGGTCGTGGGCCTCTCTGGGGGCATCGACAGTGCCGTGGTGGCCGCCATGGCCGCCCTCAACCTGGGGCCGGAGCGGGTCCTGGGGGTGGCACTGCCCACGCGCTACACCAGCCGCGAGAGCCTGGACCTGGCCGAAGCCCAGGCCCGCCACCTGGGCATCCGATTCCTGACCCTCTCTGCCGACGAGCCCTATGCTGGGGCGGAGGCCTCCCTCCGGGGCGCCTTCCCCGAGCGCAGCTTCGGCCTCACCGACGAGAACCTCCAGAGTCGGTCCCGGGGTCTCCTCCTCATGGCCCTGACCTCGGAGCCCAGGACCCACGAGCTGCTGGGCACCAACCGGGTGGCCGTGCTCAATACCGGCAACAAGAGCGAGGCTGCCACGGGCTACTTCACCCTCTACGGGGACGGAATCGGAGCCTTCGGCATCCTGGGCGACTGCCTCAAGGCGAGGGTCTTCGCCCTGGCCCGGGAGCTGGGGGAGGCCATCCCGCGCGGAGTCCTGGAGCGCAAGCCCACGGCGGAACTCCGCCCCGGGCAGACGGACGAGGCCAGCCTCCTGCCCTACAGCCAGCTGGACGCCATCCTCGCCGCGCTTCTGGAGGCCCGCCGCGAGGATACCTCCCTGGCCGATGACCTGGCGGAGCTCCTGGCCGGAGAGGCCCTGGAGCAGGCCAGGGCCGCCCTTCCCAGGATCCTCCGCCTCCTCCGCCAGTCGGAGTTCAAGCGGAGACAGCTCCCCTTTGCCCTGAAGGTGAGCCCATGGGCCTTCGGCACCGGAAGGCGGATCCCCCTCACCGGACTCTGA
- a CDS encoding helix-turn-helix domain-containing protein, which produces MTPPRHHAPGIGEAIHLRREELGLSLEDLGRQLHFPLSVLEAIEAEDWAAIPPGRERPMVRQLMVRLDMDPSLMAESWASLPGGLEQDPPDPRKDYWERLLTGIISLCALALVLWLVLPGPNIKRGIQEPRADHPKRPPVTRPATASQPYAVLGELLPEAGVNAEGILVSLRSQEECQATLQGEHGQQSHTLRISEPWKLRVPGPFQLSLSNGGVVLVEVAGKRIRHPAAVGQPWSGNFGADGRLILPATAQPDEPPSAPETEEDEAATQDESTE; this is translated from the coding sequence GTGACTCCGCCCAGACACCACGCCCCCGGCATCGGCGAGGCCATCCACCTCCGTAGGGAGGAGCTCGGCCTCAGCCTTGAGGACCTGGGGCGCCAGCTCCACTTCCCCCTCTCGGTATTGGAAGCCATCGAGGCGGAGGACTGGGCGGCCATCCCGCCCGGACGGGAGCGCCCCATGGTCCGCCAACTCATGGTCCGGCTGGACATGGACCCCTCCCTCATGGCCGAGTCCTGGGCCAGCCTGCCTGGCGGTCTCGAACAGGATCCACCGGATCCCCGCAAGGACTACTGGGAGCGCCTCCTGACGGGGATCATCTCTCTGTGCGCCTTGGCCCTGGTCCTCTGGCTGGTGCTGCCCGGCCCCAACATCAAGCGGGGTATCCAGGAACCCAGGGCCGATCACCCGAAGCGTCCCCCTGTGACCCGTCCGGCTACGGCCAGCCAGCCCTATGCCGTGCTGGGCGAGCTCCTCCCAGAGGCCGGGGTCAATGCCGAAGGCATCCTGGTGAGCCTCCGCTCCCAGGAGGAGTGCCAAGCCACCCTCCAGGGGGAGCATGGCCAGCAGTCCCACACCCTGCGGATCTCAGAGCCCTGGAAGCTGAGAGTCCCGGGCCCCTTCCAGCTCAGCCTCTCCAACGGCGGGGTGGTGCTGGTGGAGGTCGCCGGGAAGCGGATACGCCACCCGGCAGCCGTGGGACAGCCCTGGTCCGGGAACTTCGGAGCTGATGGCCGCCTGATCCTGCCCGCCACGGCCCAGCCCGATGAGCCCCCCAGCGCCCCGGAGACGGAAGAGGACGAAGCCGCAACCCAGGACGAGAGCACGGAGTGA
- a CDS encoding YqgE/AlgH family protein, with amino-acid sequence MSFSAPCLLASSPLLLDPNFLHTLVLVVEHDENGSMGVILNRPLPLTLQQICSESHLEFAGETGATAFRGGPVDPQRGIILVRGGMPSADDLVLDFTDFVSFRKDLLEGLLLEPSAHYRLFLGYAGWGPGQLEAEMAEGAWHTLPLEPRWVLREDTRELWQEAIEAVNRREGGGQP; translated from the coding sequence ATGAGCTTCTCGGCGCCCTGTCTGCTTGCTTCAAGCCCCCTCCTTCTGGATCCCAATTTTCTGCATACACTTGTGCTCGTCGTGGAGCATGACGAGAACGGGTCCATGGGGGTGATCCTGAACCGTCCCCTGCCGTTGACCCTTCAGCAGATCTGTTCAGAGAGCCACCTGGAGTTCGCCGGAGAGACGGGTGCCACAGCCTTCCGGGGGGGGCCGGTGGATCCCCAGCGCGGCATCATCCTGGTGCGGGGGGGCATGCCCTCGGCGGATGACTTGGTCCTGGACTTCACCGACTTCGTGAGTTTCCGGAAGGACCTGCTGGAGGGTCTCCTCCTGGAGCCGAGTGCCCATTACCGACTCTTCCTCGGCTATGCGGGGTGGGGCCCTGGACAGCTGGAGGCCGAGATGGCCGAGGGGGCCTGGCATACACTCCCCCTGGAGCCCCGCTGGGTTCTGAGGGAGGACACCCGTGAGCTCTGGCAGGAAGCCATCGAGGCGGTGAACAGGCGCGAGGGGGGCGGGCAGCCATGA
- a CDS encoding N-acetylmuramoyl-L-alanine amidase, whose product MGGLSPRLTLATLLAGSVVMAAPADPKTQEIRASLPREGTALVRLIFRKGVQVERAPLPPSILAHRKGGAWASFNELTPEGKRWLLESLFPDDAWGADRVRHTVRWPELESFWLISALFTGHGQNYDLVQEANPGLPEKLRKGDGLEIPRKLLSVDLGGDREPHADRRSPEDALDDEAKVAAYRALLDFKEDREGKYALYRLRKGEALYSSVVMRYTDRVDPKEVNDLALELARLSGIQDVRAIQPGTVIRIPVKHLADPFQTEGSRALQEDREVRAEMKRTRRVDGGPSLQGVRIVLDPGHGGIDSGAVANGVWESDFVYDIAMRVMRILQRDTLATVSSTMRYPGVGFNCRDEIKSPTRQAEILTTPPFANDGESPNAVSVHLRWILANDWFADFRKHGDARKTVFLSFHADSLHPSALGTMAYVPGATAVPGSFTMQSSHGVQVAEMKRGGIFKATARERLQGEARSRQLAELLLKALESDHIAIHANRPIRNIIKRSGKPFVPAVIRHSSASAKVLLEVVNLTNEEDAGRFQDPRFRERYAEAIVKGIRAYFRL is encoded by the coding sequence GTGGGAGGACTGAGCCCTCGTCTGACCCTTGCCACACTCCTGGCTGGGTCCGTGGTGATGGCGGCCCCTGCCGATCCCAAGACCCAGGAGATCAGGGCCTCTTTGCCCAGGGAGGGCACGGCCCTGGTCCGCCTCATCTTCCGGAAGGGGGTCCAGGTGGAGCGGGCTCCCCTCCCTCCGTCCATCCTGGCCCACCGCAAGGGGGGAGCCTGGGCTTCCTTCAATGAGCTGACCCCCGAAGGGAAGCGCTGGCTCCTGGAGAGCCTCTTCCCCGATGACGCCTGGGGAGCCGACCGGGTGCGCCACACGGTCCGCTGGCCTGAGCTGGAGTCGTTCTGGCTCATCAGTGCCCTTTTCACCGGGCACGGCCAGAATTATGACCTGGTCCAGGAGGCGAACCCCGGTCTCCCTGAGAAGCTCCGCAAAGGGGATGGTCTGGAGATTCCGAGGAAGCTCCTGTCCGTGGATCTGGGGGGCGACCGGGAGCCCCATGCCGATCGCAGGTCCCCCGAAGACGCGCTGGATGATGAGGCCAAGGTGGCGGCCTACCGCGCCCTGCTGGACTTCAAGGAGGACCGGGAGGGCAAATACGCCCTCTACCGCCTGCGGAAGGGGGAGGCGCTCTACTCCAGCGTGGTCATGCGCTACACGGATCGAGTGGACCCCAAGGAGGTCAATGACCTCGCTCTGGAGTTGGCACGCCTGAGCGGAATCCAGGATGTGCGGGCCATCCAGCCCGGAACGGTCATCAGGATCCCCGTGAAGCATCTGGCTGACCCCTTTCAGACCGAGGGCTCCCGGGCCCTCCAGGAGGATCGGGAAGTCAGGGCCGAGATGAAGCGGACCCGTCGGGTCGATGGCGGGCCCAGTCTCCAGGGGGTCCGTATCGTACTGGATCCGGGGCATGGCGGCATCGATTCGGGAGCCGTGGCCAATGGGGTCTGGGAGTCGGACTTCGTCTATGACATCGCCATGCGGGTGATGCGCATCCTGCAGCGGGACACCTTGGCCACCGTCAGTTCCACCATGCGCTACCCAGGTGTCGGCTTCAATTGCCGCGACGAGATCAAGAGCCCCACCCGCCAGGCCGAGATCCTCACCACACCTCCCTTCGCCAACGATGGAGAGAGCCCCAACGCAGTGAGCGTTCACCTCCGCTGGATCCTGGCCAACGACTGGTTCGCCGACTTCCGCAAGCATGGTGACGCCCGGAAGACGGTCTTCCTCAGCTTCCATGCCGACAGCCTCCATCCCAGTGCGCTGGGCACCATGGCCTATGTGCCAGGGGCCACGGCGGTGCCGGGCAGTTTCACGATGCAATCCAGTCATGGCGTCCAGGTGGCTGAGATGAAGCGGGGCGGAATCTTCAAGGCCACGGCCCGGGAGCGCCTCCAGGGCGAGGCCCGCAGCCGCCAACTGGCGGAGCTCCTCCTCAAGGCCCTGGAGTCAGATCACATCGCCATCCACGCGAACCGTCCCATCCGAAACATCATCAAGCGTTCGGGCAAACCCTTCGTCCCGGCTGTGATCCGTCACTCTTCCGCCAGTGCCAAGGTCCTGCTGGAAGTGGTGAACCTCACCAATGAGGAGGATGCAGGCCGCTTCCAGGACCCCCGCTTCCGGGAGCGGTACGCCGAAGCCATTGTGAAGGGGATCCGGGCCTATTTCCGCCTCTGA
- a CDS encoding response regulator: protein MHLLLVEDKDSFRRLLIQALADSGWTLHAVGTPAEALAILADTPCEVMVTDLRLPEMSGLELLKRAKRLHPGLRVLLMSAFGEAADIVEAMAAGAEDFLPKPFDLDLFQATLERMRALVEAPCPDPREPWVACSAAMIRLERAMASLAESSAPTLFTGERGSGRSRAARRLHTLRSPRAPLLDLEASSLGPLGLDGRRLAQLKGGTIHLRNLEGLSASGASELLEALGRDGVCWTATAASLEQVPPSLHPKLCTFALPLPPLRERREDVLPLFSAFLGRTARQAGRSAPVMDKGVERELLSRPWPGNVAELLWVAEQAMIRTTGPLLATLPEAALPTGEVLDLAWPAPGTLESMLAEVVRQAEARLLRRALRHRGCNLTAVALDLGVTQRLLSQRLREYHIPLEDGEEGNT, encoded by the coding sequence ATGCACCTCCTCCTGGTGGAAGACAAGGACAGCTTCCGGCGCCTCCTCATCCAGGCCCTCGCGGACTCGGGTTGGACGCTCCATGCCGTGGGCACGCCCGCCGAGGCCCTTGCCATCCTCGCGGACACCCCCTGCGAAGTGATGGTCACGGATCTCAGGCTGCCGGAGATGAGCGGCCTGGAGCTCCTCAAGCGGGCCAAACGCCTCCACCCCGGCCTCCGCGTACTCCTCATGAGTGCCTTCGGCGAAGCCGCGGACATCGTGGAGGCCATGGCTGCGGGGGCGGAGGACTTCCTGCCCAAGCCCTTCGACCTGGACCTCTTCCAGGCGACCCTGGAGCGGATGAGGGCCCTGGTGGAGGCCCCCTGCCCCGATCCCAGGGAGCCCTGGGTCGCCTGCTCCGCGGCCATGATCCGGCTGGAGCGGGCCATGGCCAGCCTCGCCGAGAGCTCCGCCCCGACCCTCTTCACCGGAGAGCGGGGCAGTGGCCGGAGCCGGGCCGCCCGGAGACTCCACACCCTCCGCAGTCCCCGAGCCCCCCTCCTGGACCTGGAGGCGTCCTCCCTGGGCCCCCTGGGGCTGGATGGGCGCCGCCTCGCCCAGCTCAAAGGCGGCACCATCCACCTCCGGAACCTGGAGGGCCTCTCGGCCTCCGGCGCGTCGGAACTCCTGGAAGCGCTCGGGCGGGACGGCGTCTGCTGGACCGCCACCGCCGCAAGCCTGGAGCAGGTGCCCCCCTCCCTCCATCCCAAGCTCTGCACCTTCGCCCTGCCCCTGCCTCCGCTCCGAGAGCGCCGGGAGGATGTCCTCCCCCTCTTCTCGGCCTTCCTGGGGCGGACCGCCCGCCAGGCAGGCCGCTCCGCCCCGGTGATGGACAAAGGGGTCGAGCGTGAGCTCCTCTCCCGCCCCTGGCCCGGCAATGTAGCCGAGCTCCTCTGGGTGGCAGAACAGGCCATGATCAGGACCACAGGTCCCCTCCTCGCCACCCTGCCCGAGGCTGCCCTACCCACCGGAGAGGTCCTGGACTTGGCCTGGCCGGCTCCGGGCACCCTTGAGAGCATGCTGGCTGAGGTGGTGCGCCAGGCTGAGGCCCGCCTGCTCCGCCGGGCCCTGCGCCACCGCGGCTGCAACCTGACCGCCGTGGCCCTTGACCTGGGCGTGACCCAGCGCCTCCTCTCCCAGCGCTTGCGGGAATACCACATCCCCCTGGAGGATGGAGAGGAGGGGAACACCTGA
- a CDS encoding metallophosphoesterase family protein, with product MDLILSDIHANLPALREVLKYARRRTIRRFVILGDLVGYGAQPNEVLARIQGLRSRILVRGNHDRACAFEGEDEHFSLPAKGAAWWTRQRLTAENRGMLCGLPEGPLQVGDDYLIAHGSPLNEDAYLLHPQDALEAFGGFTGQLCFFGHSHLPCCFELDESRRLLSTILPEPGEWFSLKKGCRYLVNPGSVGQPRDRDPRLSFMTYDPRRRRVRLHRLEYDHADAAQRILDAKLHPNLAERLFYGI from the coding sequence ATGGACCTGATCCTCTCCGATATCCACGCCAACCTCCCTGCTCTCCGAGAAGTCCTCAAGTACGCCCGGCGCCGGACGATCCGCCGTTTTGTCATCCTCGGGGATCTGGTGGGCTATGGCGCCCAGCCCAATGAGGTTCTGGCCCGGATCCAGGGGCTCCGGTCCCGGATCCTGGTGCGCGGCAACCATGACCGGGCCTGCGCCTTTGAGGGCGAGGACGAGCACTTCAGTCTCCCCGCCAAGGGGGCCGCCTGGTGGACCCGGCAGCGCCTCACCGCGGAGAACCGCGGCATGTTGTGCGGACTCCCCGAGGGCCCCCTCCAGGTGGGAGACGACTACCTGATCGCCCATGGCTCCCCGCTGAACGAGGACGCCTACCTCCTTCACCCCCAGGATGCTCTGGAGGCCTTCGGAGGCTTCACCGGGCAGCTCTGCTTCTTCGGGCACTCCCATCTCCCCTGCTGCTTCGAGTTGGATGAGTCCCGCCGCCTCCTGAGCACCATCCTCCCCGAACCCGGAGAGTGGTTCTCCCTCAAGAAGGGCTGCCGGTATCTGGTCAACCCGGGCTCGGTCGGTCAACCTAGAGACAGGGATCCCCGTCTCTCCTTCATGACCTACGACCCACGTCGGAGACGCGTGCGGCTTCATCGGCTGGAATACGACCATGCCGATGCCGCCCAGAGGATCCTGGACGCCAAGCTCCACCCCAATCTCGCCGAACGGCTTTTCTACGGAATCTAG
- a CDS encoding DUF2344 domain-containing protein, with the protein MQKSGTSSGSDLVQAFLAWSERPEGELQPWLERLEAAGKTEEALVAFRGRWKGLRPPPQVREALESAAELSRQRRIHQWQQDPQRRTLRVRLSIQGSATQLRPPALISALARGFEEAGVPLAMGLGKPPRPQVQLGPALPLGVPGALEWADLTLSGPLRGGLPEEPLAGLRVLGWEEIPNYATSVLELAHRARWRWDCPGALRQDAGARLASFMEATSYTIEKTGKSEGRKVVKQLEVRPLVLDLAWEGDVLHFSTRLAAGEALNPQKLLGGILGVDPALVQPLAREGVELAEDPRLHQAHRYQTKLHNIFEDAVLLEGGGNITLVDEDDEEPLRL; encoded by the coding sequence ATGCAGAAGTCCGGCACCTCCTCAGGCAGCGATCTCGTCCAGGCCTTCCTGGCGTGGAGTGAAAGACCGGAGGGGGAGTTGCAACCCTGGCTAGAGCGCCTCGAGGCCGCCGGCAAGACGGAGGAGGCCCTGGTGGCCTTCCGGGGCCGTTGGAAGGGGCTCAGGCCGCCCCCCCAGGTCCGCGAGGCCCTGGAATCCGCCGCAGAGCTCTCCCGCCAGCGCCGGATCCATCAGTGGCAACAGGATCCCCAGCGTCGGACGCTACGGGTGCGCCTGTCCATCCAGGGCAGTGCGACCCAGCTGCGTCCGCCTGCGCTCATCTCCGCCCTGGCCCGGGGGTTTGAGGAGGCCGGTGTCCCCCTGGCCATGGGCCTGGGCAAGCCGCCACGCCCCCAGGTCCAGCTGGGTCCCGCCCTCCCCCTGGGCGTCCCGGGGGCACTCGAGTGGGCGGATCTGACCCTCAGCGGACCGCTCCGGGGCGGTCTCCCTGAGGAACCCCTTGCCGGACTGCGTGTCCTGGGCTGGGAGGAGATCCCCAACTACGCCACCTCCGTCCTGGAGCTCGCCCATAGGGCCCGTTGGCGCTGGGACTGTCCGGGAGCGCTGCGGCAGGATGCAGGGGCCCGCCTGGCGTCCTTCATGGAGGCCACCTCCTATACCATTGAAAAGACCGGCAAATCCGAGGGACGGAAGGTCGTCAAGCAGCTGGAGGTCCGTCCCCTGGTCCTGGACCTGGCCTGGGAGGGGGATGTCCTCCACTTCAGCACCCGCTTGGCCGCAGGCGAGGCGTTGAACCCCCAGAAGCTCCTCGGCGGCATCCTGGGAGTGGACCCCGCCCTGGTCCAGCCTCTTGCAAGGGAGGGGGTCGAGCTGGCGGAGGACCCACGCCTCCACCAAGCCCACCGCTATCAGACCAAGCTCCACAATATCTTCGAGGACGCCGTCCTCCTGGAGGGCGGAGGCAACATCACCCTCGTAGATGAAGATGACGAGGAGCCCCTGAGACTCTAG
- the rdgC gene encoding recombination-associated protein RdgC, which translates to MSLLQGSLSLKRFMVLGPVPSEADLQQGLEQDQFRPFEDGLEEERLGWCDWRNPLILPPDRDWVSQDRFALFSLRIDTRKVPASLLKAQVELRIMQLMKEKDLAFLGKEARTSVQDEVKAELLSKVLPIPKTVEVAWDLKGGLLWTTGGSSKVQGALIGLFMKSFGCELQPLAPLLLAGRVAPAVPVEGLMSLDPLNLELEEVQ; encoded by the coding sequence ATGAGTCTCCTTCAAGGTTCCCTATCCCTCAAGCGCTTCATGGTGCTCGGGCCTGTCCCCTCCGAGGCCGACCTCCAGCAGGGTCTGGAGCAGGACCAGTTCCGCCCCTTCGAGGATGGCTTGGAGGAGGAGCGCCTGGGGTGGTGCGACTGGCGCAACCCCCTGATCCTGCCACCTGACCGCGACTGGGTCAGTCAGGACCGCTTCGCCCTCTTTTCCCTGCGCATCGACACCCGCAAGGTGCCCGCCTCCCTCCTCAAGGCCCAGGTGGAGCTCCGGATCATGCAACTCATGAAGGAGAAGGATCTGGCTTTCCTGGGCAAGGAGGCCCGGACCTCTGTCCAGGACGAGGTCAAGGCAGAGCTGTTGTCCAAGGTGCTGCCGATACCCAAGACCGTCGAGGTGGCATGGGATCTGAAGGGGGGGCTGCTCTGGACCACGGGAGGCTCCAGCAAGGTCCAGGGAGCCCTCATCGGCCTCTTCATGAAGAGCTTCGGCTGCGAACTCCAGCCCCTTGCCCCCCTTCTCCTCGCAGGGCGAGTGGCGCCCGCCGTTCCTGTGGAAGGGCTCATGTCCCTGGATCCCCTCAATCTTGAACTGGAGGAGGTCCAGTGA
- a CDS encoding LysE family translocator: MTPTAYLGFVGASVLLSLAPGPDNIFVLTQGIARGRKAALASAWGMCSGVTVHTTAAAFGVSAIFYSSVVAFNVVKFAGAAYLLYLAYKTIRSTSSLKLGTAADGSAWALYKRGFIMNVLNPKVALFFLAFLPQFIRPDAPYFPLQMLFLGFTFMAQALVVFSLIGIFSGSVGNYILSRPRIARRFDWLTAGVFGLLGIRMALLER, from the coding sequence ATGACACCGACCGCCTATCTCGGGTTTGTGGGAGCTTCGGTCCTCCTTTCCCTCGCACCGGGCCCCGACAACATCTTCGTGCTCACCCAGGGCATCGCCCGGGGACGCAAGGCCGCCCTGGCCTCGGCCTGGGGCATGTGCAGCGGGGTCACCGTCCACACCACCGCCGCCGCCTTCGGGGTCTCGGCCATCTTCTACTCCTCCGTGGTGGCCTTCAATGTGGTGAAGTTCGCAGGGGCCGCCTACCTCCTCTATCTGGCGTACAAGACCATCCGGTCCACCTCCTCGCTCAAGCTGGGCACCGCAGCCGACGGGAGTGCCTGGGCTCTCTACAAGCGCGGCTTCATCATGAACGTGCTGAATCCCAAGGTGGCCCTCTTCTTCCTGGCCTTCCTCCCCCAGTTCATCCGTCCCGACGCGCCCTACTTCCCCTTGCAGATGCTCTTCCTGGGCTTCACCTTCATGGCGCAGGCCCTGGTGGTCTTCAGCCTCATCGGCATCTTCTCCGGTTCGGTGGGCAACTATATCCTCAGCCGCCCCCGGATCGCCCGGCGCTTCGACTGGCTCACCGCTGGGGTCTTCGGCCTGCTGGGCATCCGGATGGCCTTGCTCGAACGATAG
- a CDS encoding MoxR family ATPase has protein sequence MPNQPQPGSERSALQEGVRRGMAGLCRVVAGKEDQVRRAVATLLAGGHLLLEDLPGVGKTTLAKGLGRIMGGSCQRVQGTNDLLPSDLLGIHLWNASEQAFRFREGPVFANILLMDELNRIGPKTQSALLEIMVEGQVTLDRGIYPLPDPFFVIATQNPMDHAGTFPLPESQLDRFSCVLHLGYPDPEAERRVLRDEAGADLLAELSPPLTLAGWQAARRDVRSLRVSDPVLDYIERVVTRIRQEGGFCSTRAASQWLALARAEAWLSSRDYVTPDDLQSTLGDCMAHRGTLDARPLNRESRRRVLAELLHNTPVGWAP, from the coding sequence ATGCCCAACCAGCCACAGCCAGGAAGCGAACGGAGCGCCCTCCAGGAGGGGGTACGGCGAGGCATGGCCGGGCTCTGCCGGGTGGTGGCCGGCAAGGAGGACCAGGTCCGCCGGGCGGTGGCCACCCTCCTGGCCGGCGGGCACCTCCTCCTGGAGGATCTCCCGGGGGTGGGCAAGACCACCCTGGCCAAGGGTCTGGGCCGTATCATGGGGGGCAGCTGCCAGCGGGTCCAGGGCACCAACGATCTGCTGCCCTCGGACCTCCTGGGCATCCACCTCTGGAACGCCTCAGAGCAGGCCTTCCGCTTCCGTGAAGGGCCGGTCTTCGCCAACATCCTCCTGATGGATGAGCTGAACCGCATCGGCCCCAAGACCCAGAGCGCCCTCCTGGAGATCATGGTGGAGGGCCAGGTCACCCTGGACCGTGGGATCTACCCCCTGCCCGACCCCTTCTTCGTCATCGCCACCCAGAACCCCATGGATCATGCCGGGACCTTCCCCCTGCCCGAGTCCCAGCTGGACCGCTTCAGCTGCGTCCTCCACCTCGGCTACCCCGACCCCGAGGCAGAGCGCAGGGTTCTGCGGGACGAGGCCGGGGCGGATCTCCTGGCCGAGCTGAGCCCTCCCCTGACTTTGGCAGGCTGGCAGGCCGCCCGCCGGGATGTGCGGAGCCTGCGGGTCTCGGATCCCGTCCTGGATTACATCGAGAGGGTCGTCACCCGCATCCGGCAGGAGGGGGGCTTCTGCTCCACCCGGGCTGCCAGCCAGTGGCTTGCCCTGGCCCGTGCCGAGGCCTGGCTCTCCAGCCGAGACTATGTGACCCCCGACGACCTGCAGTCGACCCTGGGGGACTGCATGGCCCACCGCGGCACCCTGGACGCCCGCCCCCTCAACCGCGAGTCCCGCCGACGCGTTCTGGCGGAACTGCTCCACAACACACCCGTGGGGTGGGCCCCGTGA